In Theileria parva strain Muguga chromosome 4 map unlocalized ctg_529, whole genome shotgun sequence, one DNA window encodes the following:
- a CDS encoding SVSP family protein, whose translation MRCVTYKCVLIFIIIKCVKSQDNNPDQPADEEDEEDNFEVLDLDKIIQQRLDRFEDPQYQPQYQQIQESQYPTQPQAQPQQHYQYQGELYQYPPEPTYYQPQQYDQYQPQPEPQVQPEHQYYPGYQPQQQEQQQYQPDTYGYYEPPTSQPSSQQQQYDQYQPYGPPAEQPQPTQPQSLQYQPQVYTPYQIPQPQLSQPEQYYQHYGPPSYDYYQPESYTPTTQPTEYYVPTLTQAEISQPQPQQQTQPSEPEPQTIEEEDEDFYVTEHDQPYAQQEPEPSEEQTQQPEPEPQPQPSEEQTQQPTQCPTPPQQPQKQEKKPKKPKRARSPSEDQSEKQGDEQPIKRRGPNKPKVYNEIKFCKIDAEGNLVKMTVEDYKVTYDDRNKTKYEFYADLERIECDNQIIYENKKGVPYCSSLTYSKETMIFVITNIQGFILIKRIKGEWTTTEEKIPEYVKFYTEDSEGSELLLTSDQYNIDFTSFASFRYELHSGVKCHKIVIYNMTAWEKTDNDPGYPLVIYVTNKLSVIINFDIYTKIFRRRPSKYRMVFNKKTLGRRKYK comes from the coding sequence ATGAGATGTGTAACatacaaatgtgtattaatatttattataataaaatgtgtcaAATCACAAGACAATAATCCTGATCAGCCTGCTGATGAAGAGGATGAGGAGGACAACTTTGAAGTTTTAGACCTAGATAAAATCATTCAACAACGACTTGATCGTTTTGAGGATCCTCAATACCAAccacaatatcaacaaatACAAGAATCTCAATATCCAACCCAACCACAAGCTCAACCCCAACAACATTATCAGTATCAAGGAGAATTATATCAATATCCACCTGAACCAACATATtatcaacctcaacaaTATGATCAGtatcaacctcaaccaGAACCTCAAGTTCAACCTGAACACCAATATTACCCAGGATATCAACCACAACAGCAAGAACAGCAACAGTATCAACCTGATACATATGGGTACTATGAACCTCCGACATCACAACCATCGAGTCAACAACAACAATATGATCAATATCAACCTTACGGACCACCAGCAGAACAACCACAACCCACTCAACCACAATCATTACAGTATCAACCTCAAGTATATACACCATACCAGATACCTCAACCACAGTTATCTCAACCAGAACAGTATTATCAGCATTATGGACCTCCTAGTTACGATTATTATCAACCTGAATCATATACACCAACAACACAACCAACGGAATATTACGTACCTACACTTACTCAAGCAGAAATATCTCAGCCACAACCTCAACAACAAACTCAACCATCTGAACCTGAACCACAAACTATAGAGGAGGAGGATGAAGATTTCTATGTGACAGAACATGATCAACCATATGCACAACAGGAACCTGAACCTAGTGAGGAACAAACTCAACAACCTGAACCTGAACCTCAACCTCAGCCTAGTGAGGAACAAACTCAACAGCCGACACAATGTCCAACTCCGCCTCAACAACCACAAAAACAAGAAAAGAAACCGAAGAAACCAAAACGAGCTAGATCTCCAAGTGAAGATCAATCAGAAAAACAAGGTGATGAACAACCTATTAAAAGAAGAGGACCGAATAAACCTAAAGTatataatgaaattaaattttgtaaaattgatgCTGAGGGAAATCTTGTAAAAATGACTGTTGAAGACTATAAAGTTACATATGATGATcgaaataaaacaaaatatgAGTTTTATGCAGATCTTGAGAGGATAGAATGTGacaatcaaattatttatgaGAATAAAAAGGGAGTTCCATATTGTTCATCATTAACTTATAGCAAAGAAACTATGATTTTTGTCATTACTAATATTCAAggatttatattaattaagaGAATTAAAGGAGAATGGACAACAACTGAAGAAAAGATTCCAGAGTATGTAAAATTCTATACAGAAGATTCCGAAGGCAGTGAACTTCTATTAACTAGTGAtcaatataatattgattttacTTCGTTTGCATCCTTTAGATACGAATTACATTCAGGTGTAAAATGTCataaaatagtaatttataatatgaCTGCATGGGAAAAAACTGATAATGATCCAGGTTATCCTTTAGTGATTTATGttactaataaattaagtgttataattaattttgacATCTACACTAAAATTTTCAGAAGAAGACCTTCTAAATATAGAATggtatttaataaaaaaacgTTAGGAAGACgtaaatacaaataa